The Corynebacterium qintianiae genome has a window encoding:
- a CDS encoding cell division protein FtsQ/DivIB, which translates to MLRNKRRLAAGALLAVILLIVAALVLPRTQAVPVKSIAVEGAQQVTPEQIVSATGISLGMPMGAVNTHDAAVGVAGVPWVKTATVSRSWPSTIEVEITEHVAVAFVRDGEGSHLINSAGDVFAVDEPPAGAVEITGDAAREDGVLAAAVEVAASISEKGREAVRSLEARGPHIFVLHLTDDRTVVWGANEDNANKALALDVVLQREGGEFNVTNPEQVTVR; encoded by the coding sequence ATGCTCCGAAACAAACGCCGCCTCGCCGCCGGCGCCCTGCTGGCGGTGATCCTCCTCATCGTCGCCGCGCTCGTGTTGCCCCGGACCCAGGCCGTCCCCGTCAAGTCGATCGCCGTCGAGGGTGCGCAGCAGGTCACCCCCGAGCAAATCGTCTCGGCAACCGGGATCTCGCTGGGCATGCCCATGGGGGCGGTCAACACCCACGACGCCGCCGTGGGTGTGGCGGGTGTGCCGTGGGTGAAAACCGCCACGGTGTCTCGCAGTTGGCCCTCGACCATCGAGGTCGAGATCACCGAGCACGTCGCGGTGGCCTTCGTCAGGGATGGGGAAGGCAGCCACCTCATCAACTCAGCGGGAGACGTCTTCGCGGTCGACGAACCGCCGGCCGGCGCGGTGGAGATCACCGGCGACGCGGCGCGCGAAGACGGGGTTCTGGCTGCGGCGGTCGAGGTGGCGGCGTCGATAAGCGAAAAGGGGCGCGAGGCGGTGCGATCGCTCGAGGCGCGCGGACCCCACATCTTCGTGCTGCACCTGACCGACGACCGAACCGTGGTGTGGGGGGCGAACGAGGACAACGCGAACAAGGCGCTGGCGCTCGACGTCGTTTTGCAACGCGAAGGCGGCGAGTTCAACGTCACGAACCCAGAGCAGGTCACCGTCCGTTAA
- the murC gene encoding UDP-N-acetylmuramate--L-alanine ligase codes for MTSTDLSRVHLIGIGGSGMSGLAHILLSRHAVVTGSDVKDSRPVRALRSQGATIAVGHDRANLELSGQLPTAVVTSFAAIPKDNPELVRAAEEGIAVLRRSDLLAELMEGSTQILLAGTHGKTSTTSMTVVAMQAAGEDPSFAIGGQLNLAGTNAHQGAGDAFVAEADESDASLLRYKPDIAVITNIEPDHLDYFGTHEAYFQVFDDFADRVQPGGHLVVCLDDDNAAACGERAKRRGINVVGYGTADAAARHPGIPAAAVVASSDATSAVVELRVGDVERTVRYSLTIPGHHMVLNSAAALVAGTLAGADPEKLAEGLSGFTGVRRRFELKGEVTQGAYAGIRVYDDYGHHPTEVTAVLTAARDKVRAEGNGGRVVACFQPHLYSRTLAFVDEFATALSLADAAVVLDIFGAREEPVEGVDSRIIIEKMDAATEVRYEPDFSAAPATVAELARPGDLVLTMGAGTVTMLGDDILAALAGS; via the coding sequence ATGACCAGCACCGACCTGTCCCGCGTCCACCTGATTGGGATCGGCGGTTCCGGCATGTCCGGGCTCGCCCACATCCTGTTGAGCCGCCACGCCGTGGTGACCGGCTCCGACGTGAAGGATTCGAGGCCGGTGCGCGCGCTACGCAGCCAGGGTGCGACGATCGCCGTTGGCCACGACCGGGCCAACCTTGAGCTGTCCGGGCAGTTGCCGACGGCGGTGGTGACCAGTTTCGCGGCCATCCCCAAAGACAATCCGGAGCTGGTGCGCGCCGCGGAGGAGGGCATCGCAGTCCTCCGCCGCTCGGATCTGCTCGCCGAGCTGATGGAGGGATCGACCCAGATCCTGCTCGCAGGCACGCACGGTAAGACGTCAACCACGTCGATGACGGTGGTTGCCATGCAGGCCGCGGGGGAGGACCCGTCGTTCGCCATCGGCGGCCAGCTCAACCTGGCCGGTACGAATGCGCACCAGGGTGCCGGAGACGCTTTCGTCGCCGAAGCGGACGAGTCCGACGCGTCGTTGCTGCGCTACAAGCCGGACATCGCCGTCATCACCAACATCGAACCCGACCACCTCGATTACTTCGGTACGCACGAGGCGTACTTCCAGGTGTTCGACGACTTCGCCGACCGCGTGCAACCGGGCGGTCATCTTGTGGTGTGCCTCGACGACGACAACGCGGCCGCGTGCGGTGAGCGCGCCAAACGGCGCGGGATCAACGTTGTCGGCTACGGAACCGCGGATGCGGCCGCGCGCCACCCCGGGATCCCGGCGGCTGCTGTGGTCGCATCCTCTGACGCGACCTCCGCCGTGGTGGAGCTGCGCGTGGGCGACGTCGAGCGCACGGTGCGCTACAGCCTGACCATCCCGGGCCACCACATGGTGCTCAACTCGGCCGCGGCCCTGGTTGCCGGAACCCTCGCGGGCGCCGACCCCGAAAAGCTCGCAGAAGGGTTGTCCGGTTTCACAGGCGTGCGGCGCCGCTTCGAGCTCAAGGGCGAGGTGACACAAGGCGCCTACGCTGGCATCCGTGTGTACGACGACTACGGACACCACCCGACAGAGGTCACCGCGGTGCTCACCGCCGCGCGCGACAAGGTGCGTGCGGAGGGCAACGGTGGGCGCGTAGTTGCGTGCTTCCAGCCGCATTTGTACTCGCGCACCCTCGCGTTCGTCGACGAGTTCGCTACTGCTCTCTCGCTTGCCGACGCCGCCGTCGTCCTCGACATCTTCGGCGCCCGCGAAGAACCCGTGGAGGGCGTCGATTCGCGCATCATCATCGAGAAGATGGATGCGGCAACCGAGGTGCGCTACGAACCGGACTTCTCCGCGGCGCCGGCGACGGTCGCGGAACTGGCCCGGCCCGGGGACCTCGTACTGACAATGGGCGCCGGCACGGTGACCATGCTCGGTGACGACATCCTTGCCGCCCTGGCGGGGAGCTAG